The Spiroplasma endosymbiont of Crioceris asparagi genome contains the following window.
CGTGCTTTTTGTAGAAAGAGCCGGCGAGTTATGATAGCGTGCGAGGTTAAGCCGAGATAGGTGGAGCCGTAGTGAAAGCGAGCCTTAATAGGGCGATAGTACGTTGTCATAGACACGAAACCGGGTGATCTAGCCATGAGCAGGTTGAAGTTGGGGTAAAACCCAATGGAGGACCGAACCAACGTTCGTTGAAAAGACCGTGGATGACTTGTGGCTAGCGGTGAAATTCCAATCGAACCCGGAGATAGCTAGTTCTCCCCGATATGGCTTTAAGGCCAGCGTCGAGATTTAAGGACTATGGAGGTAAAGCACTGACTGTATGATGGCCCTACCTAGGGGTACTGAATACAATTAAACTCTGAATGCCATAGTTACATGCTCGGCAGTGAGAACATGGGTGATAAGGTCCATGCTCGTGAGGGAAACAGCCCAGATCAACAACTAAGGTCCCTAAATTTGCGCTAAGTGTGTAAGGATGTGAAAGCGCACAAACAGCTAGGATGTTGGCTTAGAAGCAGCCATCATTTAAAGAGTGCGTAACAGCTCACTAGTCGAGTGCTTTCGCGCCGAAAATGTACCGGGGCTAAGCGCAGTACCGAAGTTTTGGATTATACGTAGTATAGTGGTAGGGGAGCGTTCTAAGCGTGATGAAGTTAAACCGTGAGGATTAGTGGAATGCTTAGAAGTGATTATGCCGGCATGAGTAACGTTTGGGAGTGAGAATCTCCCATGCCGTTTGACCAAGGTTTCCTGGGCAAGGTTCGTCCACCCAGGGTTAGTCAGGACCTAAGATGAGGCCGAAAGGCGTAGTCGATGGACAACAGGTTGATATTCCTGTACCACCAATATTGTGATGGAGTGACGGAGAAAGATAGTGGTTGCCAGCTGTTGGATATGCTGGTTTAAACACAAAGAGGTGTATGTAGGCAAATCCGCATACTTTAACCTTGAAGTGTGATGAGGAGTGAACGCTTCGGCAAGTAGCGAAGTCCATGACTCTATGCTTCCAAGAAAAGCTTCTAACTTAAGATATTGGTGCCTGTACCTAGAACGAACACACGTGGTCAAGGAGAAAATCCTAAGGCAAGCGAGATAACTATAGCTAAGGAACTCTGCAAAATAACCCCGTAAGTTAGCGAGAAGGGGTGCTCACTTTTAGTGAGTCGCAGTAAAGAGGAAGGGGCAACTGTTTAGCAAAAACACAGCTCTCTGCTAAGTCGTAAGACGAAGTATAGGGGGTGACGCCTGCCCAGTGCCGGAAGGTTAAGAGGAGATGTTAACTTCGGTGAAGCATTGAATTGAAGCCCTGGTGAACGGCGGCCGTAACTATAACGGTCCTAAGGTAGCGAAATTCCTTGTCAGGTAAGTTCTGACCCGCACGAAAGGCGTAATGATCCCTTCGCTGTCTCGGCTATAGACTCGGTGAAATTTTAGTACCAGTGAAGATGCTGGTTACCCGCAACTAGACGGAAAGACCCCGTGGAGCTTTACTATAACTTTATATTGAATCTTGGTATAACACGTAGAGGATAGGTGGGAGACTTTGAAGCATTTGCGCCAGCAGATGTGGAGTCAACCTTGGAATACCACCCTTGTTATATTGAGGTTCTAACCTAGATCCGTTATCCGGATCAGGGACAGTGTATGGTGGGTAGTTTGACTGGGGCGGTCGCCTCCTAAAGAGTAACGGAGGCGCTCAAAGGTACCCTCAGTACGGTTGGAAATCGTACGAAGAGCGCAAAGGTAGAAGGGTGCTTAACTGCGAGACTTACAAGTCGAACAGATGCGAAAGCAGGACTTAGTGATCCGGCGGTCCCGTGTGGAAGGGCCGTCGCTCAACGGATAAAAGTTACCCCGGGGATAACAGGCTGATCTCCCCCAAGAGTTCACATCGACGGGGAGGTTTGGCACCTCGATGTCGGCTCATCGCATCCTGGAGCTGTAGTCGGTTCCAAGGGTTGGGCTGTTCGCCCATTAAAGCGGTACGCGAGCTGGGTTCAGAACGTCGTGAGACAGTTTGGTCCCTATCTGTTGTGGGCGTTGGAAAATTGAAGAGAGCTGTTCCTAGTACGAGAGGACCGGAATGGACACACCTCTGGTGCTCCTGTTGTCACGCCAGTGGCATAGCAGGGTAGCTATGTGTGGAACGGATAATCGCTGAAGGCATCTAAGCGAGAAGCCTCCTTTAAGATGAGTTTTCCCATTTCTTTAAGAAAGTAAGATCCCATGTAGACCACATGGTTGATAGGCTGGGTGTGTAAGTATGGTGACATATTTAGCTGACCAGTACTAATAGATCGAGGGCTTTTTAAAGAAAATCTATTACATTTATAAACCTAAATAATTTCTAATATTCAGTTTTCAGAGAATGATTGAAAACCATAATCTGGTGACCATAACGCTGAGGTTACACCTGTTCCCATACCGAACACAGAAGTTAAGATCAGTAGTGCCGAAGATAGTGTTAATTCGCGAAAATAGGAAATTGCCAGTTTAAATAAAAAAGCAACGGATAACCGTTGTTTTTTTATTATTTAATTTAAATATTATATAATTAATTAATAATGATTAAGGAGCGTTTAATTTATGAAAACAAAAATAAAAGAGCTAGATGAACATTTAAATAATGAATTAAAAAATTCAACTAACGAAACTAGTTTAGATAAATTAAAGACTTCTTTTTTAACTTCAAAAGATTCTAAATTAAATAAATTATTAGAAGAAATGAAGTCTTATCCTAAAGAACAAAAAAAAGAAATTGGTCAAATGATTAATCGCTTTAAATTTGGTGTATTAGAAAAGTTAGAAAAACATCGTCAAGAGCTTGCTGATAAAAAATATAAACACCGTTTAGAATCAGAAAAAATTGATATTTCTATTCAAGGTCTTAAACAAAATCGTGGACAAAAACATCCACTTAATTTAGTGATTAATGAAATCGAAGACATCTTTATTGAGTTGGGTTATGACTTAGTAAATGGAAATGAATTTGAAACTGATGAATTTTGTTTTCAAAAATTAAATTTACCAATTGGTCACCCCGCAAGAGATATGCAAGATACTTTTTATATTGATAAAAATACAGTGTTAAGAACTCATTGTACAAATATGACTGCAAGAACATTATCAAAACTAGCTGAAGATAAAACAGAGTTTAATAATGTAGCAATGATAAGTTATGGAAATGTTTATCGAAGAGATGATGATGACGCAACTCATTCCCATCAATTTATGCAAATGGATGGATTCTTAATTGGTGAAAATATAAGTTTTGCCAATTTAAAATGAACTTTAGAATATATGTGTAAACGTTTATTTAATGAAAAAACAACTATTAGAATGCGTCCAAGTTTTTTCCCATTTACTGAACCTTCAGCAGAAGTTGACATCAGTTGTGTTGCCTGTGCTGGTAAAGGATGTAACATTTGTAAACACTCAGGATTTATTGAAGTACTTGGAGCTGGAATGATCAATAAAGAAGTGTTTGCTTTAAATGGTATTGATGCAAATAAATATCAATGTTTAGCATTTGGAATTGGAATTGAACGAATTGCAATGCTAAAATATGGAATCAAAAACATCAGAGACTTTTATGAAAATGATGTAAGATTCTTAGAACAATTTAAATTTTTTGGAAATTAATTATGAAAATCACAAGAACATGAATCGAAAAATATTTAGACATATCTAAAATTTCAAATAAAGAAATTTATGATGCCTTTAACTCTCTTGGACTAGAAGTCGAAGAATTTTTAGATTACAAAAATTTAAATTCTAAACTTGTCCTTGGAAAAATTAAAGCAGTAACCCCAATTGAAGGTAAAAAAATTAGATTATGTGAAGTGGAAATTGGAGCAAATAAAACTATTAATATTGTTTGCGGAGCTTCAAATCCTCGTCCAGGAATTTATGTAATTGTGGCAATGAATGGGGCAAAATTAGCAAATGGAATGGAGATTGTTAAACGTTCATTTGGCGATGGTGTAGAATCTAATGGAATGTTATGTGCTTTATCTGAAATTGGGCTAAATCCAATTGTCTTTAATGAACAAGAACAAGATGAAATTTTTGAAATAAACCTAGATCTTGATTTAGATAAATATCTTGGTGCTGAAAATGTTTTAGATTTAATTAAGTTTAATGATTGTGTATGAGATATTGATTTAACAATTAATCGTAGTGATTGCTTTGGGGCTATTAATTTATTAAAAGAATTAGCAAACAAATTTAATTTAACAATCAAACAAGATATTTTGACAGAAGATATTTTTGCAAATAATAAAGAAGCAGAAATTAAATTATCTGTTAAAGAAATTAATGTTTTAAACGCGATATCTTATCAAGAAATCACAACCCACGAACTAAAACAAAATCAAATTAATTCAATTGATGATATTTGATTAAAAAACAATGGTATCAAAAAATTAAATAATTTCTTTTTAGATACTAAAAATATTACTACTTTAGAAACAGGACAACCATTAATTATTTTAGATAAAGCTAAAATTAAAAAGGGATTAGAAATTAAATTCTTGAAACAAAAAGGTGAAGAAGTCTTGCAACTAGTTGATGGTAATGATGTCATTTCAACAATTGGTGAAAAAGTTAATGAGTTATATACTCCAAGCACAACAACTCAAGAACTAGTTGTAATTTGTTTAAATATTGATCCTGTGTTTATGCGTGAACAACAAAAACGTATGGCAATATTATCTGGGTTAAATGTTCAAAGATATATTAGACCAATGAGTTTATATAACTTCAACATTGTTTTTAACAACTATATTAATGTTTTAAAAACATACAATTTTTTTAAAGAAGCTTCTAAAGTTGTTTTTGTCAAAGCACCAAAAAATGAACCAGAAGCAATTAAATTTAATGCTCAAAAAATTTCGCGATTAATTGGTAATGAAATTAATTCAGCAGCAATTATTAAACTATTTGAACAAACTCAATCTAAAATTGAATTTCAAAATGGTGAAGTAATTTTTACTCCAGATAAATATCGTATTAATTTAAAAAATGAAATTAATGTAATTCAAGAAATTTTACGTTTATTTGATTACAACAAAATTCAGGCAATCGCGCCAGTTGTGCAATCACAAGCAAAAGTTAAAAAGCTAGAGTTGAACCAATTAAAAGAGGTTGAGAGATTTATTAGATTTAATGGATTTAATAACATTAAAACATATTCACTAATTGATAAAGAAACTAATGATGAATGAGATGTTTTTGGGATTAAAAAACCAATTAACTTAATGATGCCTTTATCAAATCAAAGAGAATCATATCGTTTAAGTTTATTTCAATCATTGATTAACACTTTAGAATTTAATTACAAACGTAATAATAACTTTATTAAAGTTTATGAAATTGCTAAAATTTATAATTTAGAAAATAAAGAAACCACACATTTAGCTTTAGGAACTTGTGGAGATATTTTAACAAATAAAGCATATGGAGTTAACATTACTAGTTCATTTGGCTATTTAAAAGGAATGATAGAAGAGATTTTTGATCAATATCAATTAAATAGTGCCTTTGTATATTTCGAACCATTTAAAACTGATAATAAAAAAATTCATAAATATTTAAGTGCAAAAATAAAATATCGCGATAAAGTTATTGGTTTTATTTTTAAATTAGATCCACGTTATAATGAATCATTAAAAGTAGATGATATATATTTAGCAGAATTAGACATGGGATTAATTTCACAAATGTTTGATAAAAAATTAATTATTAATCCAATTAGTAAATTTCAAGCAACAACCAGAAATATAACTTTTGTTGAAAGTGAAAAAATAAGTTATCATGATGTGATTAAAGAAACATGCAATAGCATTAATAATTTAATTAAAGTTTCATTAGATGATATTTTTGAAAATAAAGTTACTGGTAAAAAAACTATCACTATTAAACTTATATTTAATAATGAAAATCATCAATTATCAGATGAGGAAGTTAAAGATGCTTTAAGTGAAATATTAACTAACTTCAAAAAAAATAAAGTTGAGGTGATTTAATGATTTATACAATTAACGAATTGCTAAAAAATAAAAAGATTGTCATTTCACAAGAAGTG
Protein-coding sequences here:
- the pheT gene encoding phenylalanine--tRNA ligase subunit beta, which gives rise to MKITRTWIEKYLDISKISNKEIYDAFNSLGLEVEEFLDYKNLNSKLVLGKIKAVTPIEGKKIRLCEVEIGANKTINIVCGASNPRPGIYVIVAMNGAKLANGMEIVKRSFGDGVESNGMLCALSEIGLNPIVFNEQEQDEIFEINLDLDLDKYLGAENVLDLIKFNDCVWDIDLTINRSDCFGAINLLKELANKFNLTIKQDILTEDIFANNKEAEIKLSVKEINVLNAISYQEITTHELKQNQINSIDDIWLKNNGIKKLNNFFLDTKNITTLETGQPLIILDKAKIKKGLEIKFLKQKGEEVLQLVDGNDVISTIGEKVNELYTPSTTTQELVVICLNIDPVFMREQQKRMAILSGLNVQRYIRPMSLYNFNIVFNNYINVLKTYNFFKEASKVVFVKAPKNEPEAIKFNAQKISRLIGNEINSAAIIKLFEQTQSKIEFQNGEVIFTPDKYRINLKNEINVIQEILRLFDYNKIQAIAPVVQSQAKVKKLELNQLKEVERFIRFNGFNNIKTYSLIDKETNDEWDVFGIKKPINLMMPLSNQRESYRLSLFQSLINTLEFNYKRNNNFIKVYEIAKIYNLENKETTHLALGTCGDILTNKAYGVNITSSFGYLKGMIEEIFDQYQLNSAFVYFEPFKTDNKKIHKYLSAKIKYRDKVIGFIFKLDPRYNESLKVDDIYLAELDMGLISQMFDKKLIINPISKFQATTRNITFVESEKISYHDVIKETCNSINNLIKVSLDDIFENKVTGKKTITIKLIFNNENHQLSDEEVKDALSEILTNFKKNKVEVI
- the pheS gene encoding phenylalanine--tRNA ligase subunit alpha; translation: MKTKIKELDEHLNNELKNSTNETSLDKLKTSFLTSKDSKLNKLLEEMKSYPKEQKKEIGQMINRFKFGVLEKLEKHRQELADKKYKHRLESEKIDISIQGLKQNRGQKHPLNLVINEIEDIFIELGYDLVNGNEFETDEFCFQKLNLPIGHPARDMQDTFYIDKNTVLRTHCTNMTARTLSKLAEDKTEFNNVAMISYGNVYRRDDDDATHSHQFMQMDGFLIGENISFANLKWTLEYMCKRLFNEKTTIRMRPSFFPFTEPSAEVDISCVACAGKGCNICKHSGFIEVLGAGMINKEVFALNGIDANKYQCLAFGIGIERIAMLKYGIKNIRDFYENDVRFLEQFKFFGN